In the Bacteroidia bacterium genome, one interval contains:
- a CDS encoding endonuclease domain-containing protein: MKAEMTIRARELRKNQTPAEILLWSYLRAKRFHGLKFLRQHPIYFNEFRNGFYYIADFYCASLMLVIELDGAIHQFTKEYDSIRDQKLLEGKGLFVLRLRNEEIFHFNAAEQKIKNFITQNCHPKYPLNF, from the coding sequence ATGAAAGCTGAAATGACGATACGTGCACGTGAATTACGGAAGAACCAAACTCCTGCAGAGATTCTTCTATGGAGTTATCTGCGAGCTAAGCGTTTTCACGGATTGAAGTTTCTTAGGCAACATCCTATCTATTTCAATGAGTTCCGTAATGGGTTCTACTATATAGCTGATTTCTACTGTGCGTCCTTAATGCTCGTGATAGAATTGGATGGGGCCATACATCAATTCACAAAAGAATATGATTCCATCAGGGATCAAAAACTACTGGAAGGAAAAGGACTTTTTGTTTTACGCTTAAGGAATGAAGAAATCTTCCATTTTAATGCGGCAGAACAAAAAATAAAGAATTTTATCACTCAAAACTGTCATCCAAAGTATCCATTAAATTTTTAA
- a CDS encoding NADH-quinone oxidoreductase subunit C encodes MNNDDLRTYVSALSAEISFEEGGQYLTVLCGTNEFRKLMERLRYDAASDFDYMFCLSGLDWKTHFQVVYHLESMKNGHGLVVKLKVNRENPEAPTVCDIWRTAEFHEREVFDLFGIRFKDHPDLRRLFLDDTWGFPLRKDYSDDKTIVQL; translated from the coding sequence ATGAATAACGACGATCTCAGGACATACGTGAGCGCGCTGAGCGCGGAGATTTCTTTCGAAGAGGGAGGACAATACCTCACGGTGCTTTGCGGGACGAATGAATTCAGAAAATTGATGGAACGACTGCGCTATGATGCCGCTTCGGATTTCGATTATATGTTTTGCCTGAGCGGACTTGACTGGAAAACGCACTTCCAGGTTGTTTATCATCTTGAATCCATGAAAAACGGCCATGGTCTTGTGGTCAAACTTAAAGTGAACAGGGAAAATCCTGAGGCGCCTACTGTGTGCGATATCTGGCGGACGGCAGAGTTTCATGAACGGGAAGTATTTGATCTTTTTGGGATACGGTTTAAGGATCATCCCGACCTTCGGCGACTTTTTCTTGATGATACCTGGGGATTCCCGCTGAGAAAGGATTATTCGGATGATAAAACAATCGTTCAGCTATGA
- a CDS encoding NADH-quinone oxidoreductase subunit D, giving the protein MNLFDDQPTKFVESEEDFVVNVGPQHPSTHGVLHLKIKLEGETVRDVQPHLGYIHRSIEKMSEAGSYRQFSYLTSRMDYLSSHINNQACALAVEKAIQVEVPERARVIRILMAELTRLASHELWWGATGLDIGAVTPFFFSFRDREAILDIFEETCGARLTMNYMVPGGVMIDIHPNFQRRVKDLLPKLRKNLKEYDELLTGNIIFEERTKGVGYLSPEDAVSYGCTGPVARGSGVRCDIRKRYPYDGYEKVQFEEIIETGGDCYARYKVRMREMEQSIRIVEQLIDTIPEGDFQAKTKNVLKPPKGEWFVRVETARGELGVYLVSDGTMHPYRVKFRSPNFSNLSALKQMSVGGKMGDLVATMATLDLVIPDIDR; this is encoded by the coding sequence ATGAACCTGTTCGATGATCAGCCAACGAAATTTGTAGAGAGCGAAGAAGACTTCGTGGTCAATGTAGGACCCCAGCATCCCAGTACACACGGGGTGCTCCATCTGAAGATTAAACTGGAGGGTGAGACTGTTAGAGATGTGCAGCCCCATCTTGGTTATATTCACCGGTCCATTGAGAAAATGAGTGAGGCGGGTAGTTACCGTCAGTTCTCCTACCTCACCAGCCGGATGGATTATCTGTCCTCCCACATAAATAATCAGGCCTGTGCCCTGGCCGTGGAGAAAGCCATTCAGGTAGAAGTGCCGGAACGTGCACGCGTGATCCGCATCCTTATGGCTGAGCTAACGCGCCTGGCTTCTCATGAACTATGGTGGGGCGCTACCGGGCTTGATATTGGTGCCGTAACACCTTTCTTTTTCAGTTTTCGTGACCGGGAAGCCATCCTCGATATTTTTGAAGAAACCTGCGGGGCACGGCTCACCATGAATTATATGGTGCCCGGAGGTGTTATGATTGATATACATCCCAACTTTCAGCGGCGCGTGAAAGATCTCTTGCCGAAGCTCCGCAAAAACCTGAAAGAATACGATGAGTTACTGACCGGGAATATCATCTTTGAGGAACGTACAAAAGGCGTGGGTTACCTTTCTCCTGAAGATGCCGTTTCTTACGGTTGTACCGGTCCGGTGGCACGGGGCAGCGGAGTACGATGTGATATCCGGAAGAGGTATCCTTACGATGGGTATGAAAAAGTTCAGTTTGAAGAGATCATTGAAACCGGAGGCGACTGTTATGCACGGTACAAGGTGCGTATGCGTGAAATGGAGCAATCGATCCGCATTGTGGAGCAGTTGATAGATACTATTCCGGAAGGGGATTTTCAGGCGAAAACAAAAAATGTGCTCAAGCCGCCTAAAGGAGAATGGTTTGTAAGGGTGGAAACCGCACGGGGCGAGCTGGGAGTTTACCTGGTCTCCGACGGCACGATGCATCCCTACCGAGTGAAATTCCGTTCTCCGAACTTCAGCAATCTTTCTGCACTGAAGCAGATGTCCGTGGGAGGAAAAATGGGCGACCTGGTGGCAACCATGGCTACGCTGGACCTCGTAATACCTGATATTGACCGGTAA
- a CDS encoding 4Fe-4S binding protein encodes MRITGYYFTHHKEILTQQYPENRETMYIGDRFRGEVVMLHNENNEHRCTGCSACEIACPNGTIRIISKFETGEDGKKKKAIDKFVYHLGMCTFCNLCIIACPTDTIVMSKAFEHSTTDRKSLTKILNKPGSKIEKGVEEK; translated from the coding sequence ATGCGCATTACGGGGTATTATTTCACACACCACAAAGAGATCCTCACACAGCAATATCCGGAAAACAGGGAGACCATGTATATCGGTGACCGGTTCCGCGGGGAAGTGGTCATGCTGCACAACGAAAACAATGAACACCGCTGCACGGGTTGCTCGGCATGCGAAATCGCCTGTCCGAACGGCACAATCAGGATCATTTCAAAATTCGAGACGGGAGAGGATGGCAAAAAGAAAAAGGCGATTGATAAGTTTGTATATCACCTGGGCATGTGTACCTTTTGTAATTTGTGTATTATCGCATGCCCGACAGACACGATTGTAATGTCAAAAGCATTTGAACACAGCACCACCGATCGTAAATCGCTGACCAAAATTCTGAATAAGCCGGGATCAAAGATTGAAAAGGGAGTAGAGGAGAAGTAA
- a CDS encoding GIY-YIG nuclease family protein has translation MYSIIDIETTGGYALRNRITEIAIFKHDGEKIIDEFHSLINPEQHLPPYITKLTGITDEMLEDAPRFYEVAKEIMLFTRDSIFVAHNVGFDYGFVREEFKSLGADFSRPKLCTVRMSRKIFPGHASYSLGNLCNALGIEIHGRHRAKGDAEATVKLFERLLENDAEGFIAKAVKRHSREATLPPNLPTEVFEKIPEDTGVYYFHDAKGKVIYVGKAIDIRKRVLSHFTDKKKRLSFLDQIHDITWTITGGELIALLLESDEIKKLFPIYNQAQKRTGGSFGLFHYEDKAGIQRLHLGRKQNTLKPVAAFKSFESGRSYVMEMVRANNLCPKCCGLQKTPGPCFDFQIKKCKGVCAGKEEIAEYNQRVAHALDHLLEELGDRILIDKGRRPEEKAIVVVEKGVYKGFGYVDRDTPISTLEEASAYIRPYPDNADIRKILRNWIE, from the coding sequence GTGTATTCCATCATCGACATCGAAACCACCGGCGGATATGCGCTGCGAAACCGCATTACCGAGATCGCCATATTTAAACACGACGGGGAAAAGATCATTGATGAATTCCATTCCCTGATCAACCCCGAACAACACCTCCCGCCATACATCACCAAACTCACCGGCATCACCGATGAAATGCTCGAGGATGCTCCCCGCTTTTATGAAGTAGCCAAGGAGATCATGCTCTTTACCCGCGATTCCATTTTTGTAGCACACAATGTGGGATTCGATTATGGCTTTGTACGTGAAGAATTCAAAAGCCTGGGCGCTGATTTTTCCCGCCCGAAACTCTGTACCGTACGCATGAGCCGGAAAATATTTCCCGGACATGCTTCCTATTCATTGGGCAACTTATGTAATGCGTTGGGCATTGAGATTCATGGCCGACACCGCGCAAAAGGAGATGCCGAAGCTACCGTGAAACTTTTTGAACGGTTACTGGAAAATGATGCCGAAGGATTTATTGCTAAAGCAGTAAAGCGTCATTCACGTGAAGCCACCCTGCCGCCCAACCTCCCTACCGAAGTATTTGAAAAGATCCCCGAAGATACCGGCGTGTATTATTTCCATGATGCCAAAGGGAAAGTTATTTACGTAGGGAAAGCCATTGACATCCGGAAGCGTGTGCTTTCCCATTTCACCGATAAGAAAAAACGCTTGTCGTTCCTGGATCAGATCCACGACATCACCTGGACCATTACCGGAGGTGAGCTCATTGCTCTGCTCCTGGAGTCCGATGAGATCAAAAAATTATTTCCCATCTACAACCAGGCTCAGAAAAGAACCGGCGGATCTTTTGGCTTGTTCCATTATGAGGATAAAGCAGGAATTCAGCGGCTCCATTTGGGGAGAAAGCAAAATACCCTGAAACCTGTAGCTGCATTTAAATCGTTTGAATCCGGCAGATCCTACGTCATGGAAATGGTACGGGCAAACAATCTCTGTCCCAAGTGCTGCGGATTACAAAAAACACCCGGTCCGTGTTTCGACTTCCAGATAAAAAAGTGCAAAGGAGTATGTGCCGGAAAAGAAGAAATCGCAGAATACAACCAAAGGGTAGCTCACGCCCTGGATCATCTGCTGGAAGAGCTGGGCGACCGGATACTGATTGACAAAGGCCGGCGACCCGAAGAAAAGGCAATTGTTGTGGTGGAAAAAGGGGTTTACAAAGGTTTTGGATACGTCGATCGTGACACTCCCATCTCAACCCTGGAAGAAGCTTCCGCATACATCAGGCCTTATCCGGATAATGCAGACATAAGAAAAATATTGCGGAATTGGATAGAATAA
- the nuoB gene encoding NADH-quinone oxidoreductase subunit NuoB yields MGVTDNFPGQVKQWPGGSLVISSVDKVVNWSRANSLWPLVFGTSCCAIEMMSAASARHDWSRFGFEVARATPRQADLIICAGTIVYKMAPVLKRLYDQMPDPKYVIAMGACTISGGPFFYNSYSVVRGVDHVVPVDIYIPGCPPRPEALLHALIELQNKIKTNSVVKKKNPEEFRMP; encoded by the coding sequence ATGGGTGTAACCGATAACTTCCCCGGACAGGTTAAACAGTGGCCAGGCGGCAGTCTGGTGATCTCCTCTGTTGATAAAGTAGTGAACTGGTCACGCGCTAACTCTCTCTGGCCTCTCGTTTTCGGTACCTCCTGCTGCGCGATTGAAATGATGTCGGCCGCCAGTGCCAGGCACGACTGGTCGCGTTTCGGTTTTGAAGTGGCAAGGGCTACTCCCCGTCAGGCAGATCTGATTATCTGTGCCGGAACCATTGTTTACAAAATGGCACCGGTACTTAAACGACTTTATGATCAGATGCCGGATCCAAAGTATGTTATCGCCATGGGTGCTTGTACCATCAGCGGCGGTCCGTTTTTTTATAACTCCTATTCTGTAGTGCGCGGGGTGGACCACGTAGTACCGGTAGACATATACATTCCCGGATGCCCGCCCCGACCTGAAGCCTTACTTCACGCATTGATAGAATTGCAGAATAAGATTAAAACCAATTCGGTGGTGAAGAAAAAAAATCCCGAAGAGTTCCGCATGCCATGA
- the nuoK gene encoding NADH-quinone oxidoreductase subunit NuoK yields the protein MPEIPFEHILFVSFVLFFTGVYGFFTRRNMITMLMSVELMLNAVNINMLVFNKYLFPAQLEGVFFTLFIITIAAAEASVAIAIIINIYRKFKTIDANDVDSLKF from the coding sequence ATGCCTGAGATACCGTTTGAACATATCCTCTTTGTAAGCTTCGTGCTCTTCTTTACGGGCGTTTACGGTTTTTTCACACGCCGGAATATGATTACCATGCTCATGTCAGTTGAGCTCATGCTGAATGCGGTGAATATAAATATGCTGGTCTTTAACAAATACCTCTTCCCGGCACAGCTGGAAGGAGTTTTTTTTACTCTTTTTATTATCACGATCGCGGCGGCCGAGGCCTCTGTGGCCATCGCAATCATCATAAATATTTACAGGAAATTTAAAACCATTGACGCGAACGATGTGGATTCGCTGAAATTCTGA
- a CDS encoding NADH-quinone oxidoreductase subunit J, whose product MTVTTRRLFRSAIYLLFTLINVAALYFAMQYEFIAAVQIVVYVGGIIVLILFSLFLTQQAGVDLPVPSLGRVVFASSLAFFGFVLLFTIARLGFSGSETGELSGSLEMNTLGKQMLSFDRFGYVLPFEVVSILLLAAMIGAIAIAFRTKKDA is encoded by the coding sequence ATGACAGTCACCACGCGCCGGCTTTTCCGATCCGCAATCTACCTCCTGTTTACGCTCATCAATGTGGCGGCACTTTATTTCGCCATGCAGTATGAATTCATTGCGGCTGTTCAGATCGTTGTGTATGTGGGAGGAATTATTGTGCTGATCCTGTTCTCGCTGTTTCTTACACAACAGGCCGGTGTGGATCTGCCTGTGCCTTCACTCGGAAGAGTGGTGTTCGCCTCTTCACTGGCGTTCTTCGGGTTTGTGCTCCTGTTTACCATAGCGCGGCTGGGATTTTCCGGCAGTGAAACGGGGGAACTCAGCGGCAGCCTGGAGATGAACACCCTGGGAAAACAAATGCTGAGTTTTGACCGCTTCGGGTATGTCTTACCCTTTGAAGTTGTGAGCATCCTCCTGCTGGCGGCTATGATCGGCGCTATTGCCATTGCATTCAGAACCAAGAAAGATGCCTGA
- the nuoH gene encoding NADH-quinone oxidoreductase subunit NuoH produces MWTFGGITSAIDRHLSDAMGPLGAQITELAIAGVVLLGGGILMSFTLGYMERKVAAFMQMRLGPNRVGFRGSLQIIADTLKLLFKESFAPGMSDKFLFNLAPFIMVVATMLSFAPIPFDPALQIFDINIGVFFVSSVTSLSVIGILIAGWSSNNKYSLMGAMRSGAQIVSYELSAGISLVTIVAFSGTMSFSGIVASQADAWWIFKGHLPVWIAFVIFIIAGTAELNRAPFDLAEAESELTGGFHTEYPGMRFAMFLLSEYLNMFVLAGIGATLFLGGWMPLHLWDLHGFNQIMDYIPPVVWFFMKTFFIIFVIMWFRWTFPRLRIDQLLTLEWKYLMPISLVNLIIVALVVILGLHF; encoded by the coding sequence ATGTGGACCTTCGGAGGCATAACAAGTGCTATTGACCGGCATCTCAGCGATGCAATGGGTCCGCTTGGCGCACAGATAACGGAGCTGGCCATAGCAGGCGTTGTTTTACTGGGAGGCGGCATACTGATGAGTTTTACCCTGGGATATATGGAGCGGAAAGTGGCAGCCTTTATGCAAATGCGGCTGGGACCAAACAGAGTGGGGTTCAGGGGATCACTGCAAATTATTGCGGATACGCTGAAACTGTTGTTTAAAGAATCCTTCGCGCCGGGAATGTCGGATAAATTTCTTTTTAACCTGGCACCGTTTATTATGGTGGTGGCTACCATGCTCTCGTTCGCACCAATTCCTTTTGACCCCGCCTTGCAGATATTTGACATTAATATCGGCGTGTTTTTTGTCTCCTCCGTCACCTCCCTCTCCGTTATCGGTATACTGATCGCCGGCTGGTCGAGCAATAATAAATACTCCCTGATGGGTGCCATGCGTTCGGGAGCGCAGATCGTCAGCTATGAATTATCCGCCGGCATTTCCCTGGTTACCATTGTGGCGTTTTCGGGCACGATGAGTTTCTCAGGAATCGTGGCCTCGCAGGCCGATGCATGGTGGATATTTAAGGGGCATCTGCCGGTGTGGATCGCATTCGTTATTTTTATTATTGCCGGTACCGCTGAACTAAACCGTGCGCCCTTTGATCTGGCCGAGGCGGAGTCCGAACTTACCGGAGGATTCCACACAGAATATCCCGGAATGCGTTTTGCCATGTTCCTGTTGTCTGAATACCTGAATATGTTTGTCCTCGCCGGAATCGGTGCCACTCTTTTCCTCGGCGGCTGGATGCCACTGCATCTCTGGGACCTGCACGGGTTTAATCAGATCATGGATTATATCCCGCCCGTGGTCTGGTTCTTTATGAAAACATTCTTTATCATTTTTGTGATCATGTGGTTCCGCTGGACTTTCCCCCGGCTCCGCATCGATCAGCTCCTGACCCTGGAATGGAAATACCTGATGCCCATTTCACTGGTTAACCTGATTATTGTTGCATTGGTGGTAATACTCGGACTGCATTTTTGA
- the nuoL gene encoding NADH-quinone oxidoreductase subunit L: MGDFSYILWILVLPMATFLITALGGKRIPASVSGALGTVSMLVAAAHAWLAASHYFTHFQTADAYPSLKVLEIPWLTFNESLRIDLGIILDPISAMMLVVVTTISLMVHVYSLGYMKGEERFTVYYSFLSLFSFSMLGLVVSSNLFQMYIFWELVGLSSFLLIGYYYDKPSAVAASKKAFIVTRFADLGFLAGILILSWYSGSLDFGEIISRMTDMNSPCLASATGAGFIGASMLTWALVLIFIGGAGKSAMFPLHIWLPDAMEGPTPVSALIHAATMVVAGVYLVARLFPVYSMVPVALDIVAWTGAISAVIAAVIACTQTDIKRVLAYSTMSQIGYMMFALGVSGYASEGLGFTASMFHLFTHAMFKALLFLGAGAVIHYVHSNEMKDMGGLRREMPLTHLVFLIACLAIAGIPPLSGFFSKEEILTAAHASNPAIYYIALFTAGLTAFYMFRLYFNIFWNKPRLPHTAAGNHHGEAPWSMKLPLILLALATIAAGFIPFHSLVTTNGKHLMSEFHMSGAIAAVGVGLSGILLSAFFYLRKRETADRVSALLGDFYTSAYRKFYVDELYLIFTKRIVFTLISRPANWIDRNIVNGLINLTADLTMVFSDQVKEMQSGKIHGYVLWFFAGTIVLLCMLILI, translated from the coding sequence ATGGGAGACTTTTCGTACATCCTCTGGATACTGGTGTTGCCGATGGCAACTTTCCTCATTACGGCACTCGGCGGTAAGAGGATACCTGCCTCCGTTTCAGGTGCGCTGGGCACCGTAAGCATGCTGGTAGCGGCAGCACATGCCTGGCTGGCGGCGTCACACTATTTTACACATTTCCAGACAGCCGACGCCTATCCGTCGCTGAAAGTTCTTGAAATACCATGGCTCACCTTCAATGAATCCCTGCGTATTGATCTTGGAATTATCCTTGATCCGATCTCAGCCATGATGCTGGTGGTAGTTACCACCATCTCCCTGATGGTGCATGTGTACAGCCTGGGTTATATGAAAGGAGAAGAGCGTTTCACAGTTTATTATTCTTTTCTCTCGCTGTTTTCGTTCTCCATGCTCGGACTGGTTGTGTCTTCCAATCTTTTCCAGATGTACATTTTCTGGGAACTGGTCGGGCTGTCTTCTTTCCTGCTCATTGGGTATTATTACGATAAGCCTTCCGCCGTTGCGGCTTCAAAGAAAGCGTTCATCGTTACACGGTTCGCCGATCTGGGCTTCCTGGCTGGTATTCTGATTCTTTCATGGTACAGCGGCTCACTTGATTTTGGAGAGATCATCAGCCGGATGACCGATATGAATTCACCCTGCCTGGCTTCCGCTACCGGCGCAGGTTTTATCGGTGCATCTATGCTCACCTGGGCACTGGTGCTGATTTTTATCGGGGGTGCCGGAAAATCTGCCATGTTCCCGTTGCATATCTGGTTGCCGGATGCCATGGAAGGTCCAACCCCGGTTTCGGCACTCATCCATGCAGCCACCATGGTTGTTGCCGGCGTTTACCTGGTGGCACGCCTGTTTCCAGTGTATTCCATGGTGCCGGTTGCACTGGACATTGTAGCCTGGACAGGCGCGATCAGCGCAGTGATAGCCGCGGTTATTGCCTGCACACAAACGGATATCAAAAGGGTTTTAGCTTACTCTACGATGTCGCAGATTGGGTATATGATGTTTGCACTGGGTGTCTCAGGATACGCTTCCGAAGGACTTGGTTTCACGGCTTCTATGTTCCATCTTTTCACCCATGCTATGTTCAAAGCCTTGCTCTTCCTCGGCGCAGGCGCGGTGATTCACTATGTGCATAGCAATGAAATGAAAGATATGGGCGGGCTCCGCCGGGAAATGCCGCTTACCCACCTGGTGTTCCTGATCGCTTGTCTGGCTATTGCAGGCATACCTCCGCTCAGCGGCTTTTTCTCCAAAGAAGAAATCCTCACGGCGGCGCATGCATCTAACCCGGCCATCTATTACATCGCGCTCTTTACGGCTGGCCTTACCGCATTCTATATGTTCCGCTTGTATTTTAATATTTTCTGGAATAAGCCCCGGTTGCCACACACGGCAGCAGGTAATCATCACGGAGAAGCACCCTGGAGTATGAAACTCCCGCTCATCCTCCTGGCATTGGCTACAATAGCCGCCGGATTCATTCCCTTCCATTCACTGGTTACTACCAACGGCAAACACCTGATGTCTGAATTCCATATGAGCGGTGCAATTGCAGCGGTGGGTGTGGGATTGTCGGGTATCCTGCTCTCAGCCTTTTTCTATTTAAGGAAAAGGGAAACTGCCGACCGCGTTTCCGCTTTGCTCGGAGATTTTTATACTTCAGCGTATCGTAAGTTTTATGTGGATGAATTATACCTGATCTTTACAAAGAGGATTGTCTTCACTCTGATCTCGCGTCCGGCAAACTGGATCGACCGGAATATTGTAAACGGACTGATTAACCTTACCGCTGACCTCACCATGGTGTTTTCCGATCAGGTGAAGGAAATGCAGTCAGGGAAAATTCACGGATATGTTCTCTGGTTTTTCGCCGGAACGATTGTTTTATTATGTATGCTCATTCTTATATAG
- a CDS encoding NADH-quinone oxidoreductase subunit A: protein MGPASLILLIICGIAFTGGGILISKWLAPSSSNLQKLDPYECGVPTEGATWIQYNVGYYLFALIFLVFDVEIVFLFPWASVLREVGMIAFIEILFFVFILFLGLLYAWRKGALRWV from the coding sequence ATGGGACCAGCCTCCCTCATACTCCTCATTATTTGTGGTATCGCATTCACCGGCGGGGGTATTCTTATCTCCAAATGGCTTGCGCCTTCTTCCTCCAACCTTCAGAAACTGGACCCCTACGAATGCGGGGTGCCTACGGAAGGGGCAACATGGATACAATATAATGTGGGATACTACCTCTTTGCGCTGATATTCCTGGTCTTTGATGTGGAAATTGTTTTCCTCTTTCCATGGGCCTCAGTGCTCCGGGAGGTAGGAATGATTGCTTTTATCGAAATACTCTTCTTTGTGTTTATTCTGTTTCTGGGCCTGCTCTATGCCTGGAGAAAAGGAGCCTTGAGATGGGTGTAA
- a CDS encoding 4Fe-4S dicluster domain-containing protein, with product MAIKITEDCINCGACEPECPNNAIYSGGAEWRLSDKTSVKGTFTTKSGLTLDADTAQEAMSNDFYYIVPDKCTECVGFHDEPQCASVCPVDCCVPNEEIVESKDELLAKKASLHGA from the coding sequence ATGGCTATCAAGATAACTGAAGACTGTATCAATTGCGGGGCCTGTGAGCCGGAATGTCCTAATAATGCCATTTATTCAGGCGGGGCCGAATGGAGGCTCTCGGACAAGACCTCGGTGAAAGGCACTTTTACGACCAAGAGCGGGCTGACGCTGGATGCAGACACAGCGCAGGAAGCGATGTCCAACGACTTCTATTATATCGTGCCGGATAAGTGTACGGAATGTGTCGGTTTCCACGACGAGCCCCAGTGTGCATCAGTATGCCCGGTGGATTGTTGTGTTCCCAATGAAGAAATAGTGGAAAGCAAGGATGAACTGCTGGCCAAGAAAGCAAGTTTGCACGGGGCATAA
- a CDS encoding LexA family transcriptional regulator, with product MKPEKKTVKFRLGRNIRRLREVHNKSMEVLADDLGISVSGLHSYESGRTEPDGSMLIRLSKFFKVAIDALLKCDLDKTPPSKLIRLESNRLLFPIMVDHDDNDLVEVIPMKASAGYLNGFSDPEYISELPRMSLPFQIVGKHRAFPIKGDSMPPLKDGSWVVGKYVERIEHLKDGRTYILLTRHDGLVYKRVFNTLKKDRSLHLHSDNKIYQPYKVKAEEILEAWEFTCAINTAEYKENELNADSIMGMLKSLKVEIGRIKK from the coding sequence ATGAAACCCGAAAAAAAGACTGTCAAATTCCGCCTCGGCAGAAACATCCGCCGCCTTCGCGAAGTACATAATAAAAGCATGGAAGTCCTTGCCGACGATCTCGGTATCTCCGTCTCGGGTTTGCACTCCTATGAGAGCGGAAGAACCGAGCCCGATGGCAGCATGCTCATACGCCTGTCCAAATTTTTTAAAGTGGCTATTGATGCCCTGCTAAAATGCGATCTGGACAAAACTCCTCCTTCTAAATTAATACGCCTGGAGAGCAACCGCCTGCTTTTTCCCATCATGGTAGACCATGATGATAATGACCTTGTGGAAGTAATCCCAATGAAAGCCTCTGCCGGATACCTGAACGGATTCTCTGATCCGGAATATATCAGCGAGCTGCCCCGCATGTCGCTCCCCTTCCAGATCGTGGGCAAGCACCGCGCTTTTCCCATCAAAGGCGATTCCATGCCTCCGCTGAAGGACGGCAGCTGGGTGGTGGGAAAATATGTGGAACGAATTGAGCACCTGAAGGACGGCAGAACCTATATTTTGCTCACACGGCACGACGGATTGGTGTACAAGCGCGTGTTCAATACCTTGAAAAAAGATCGTTCTCTTCATTTGCATTCCGACAATAAGATCTATCAGCCTTATAAAGTAAAAGCTGAGGAGATTCTTGAAGCATGGGAGTTCACCTGTGCTATCAATACTGCAGAATACAAGGAGAATGAACTTAATGCCGATAGCATCATGGGAATGTTGAAGAGTCTGAAAGTGGAAATCGGAAGGATCAAGAAGTAG